A region of Reichenbachiella carrageenanivorans DNA encodes the following proteins:
- a CDS encoding TonB-dependent receptor codes for MKRLKYILIICLSTALAAHAQEVKIISNDEPVSHATIQVTDLNQTATAYYISDETGTVSIAQTPPYIATISHLNFKTKTDTIHHSSKQQWQLFSKENTLNEIVVTGQYQAQSVKQSVYQVNVLDEARIQAQGAQSLTEVLASELNIRFSRDNATGSSSVSLQGLSGQNVKVLLDGVPLVGRSGVSNEIDLNQININTIERIEIIEGPMAVNYGADALAGVINVITKTNRHQKWNLNMGIQEETVGKEFSVFDQGIHNGYLSGSYRLNSHWSAQADTRIHRFGGWGGTGRDRLWYPKNQFFQSGQIHYDSERFSIYYRLDYLNETIENQGAPEQISPQSDPYAFDKEYLTDRWIHQVQSELSLGKGAMHTVISYTDYNRQTHRFKYFLLDGVPNITTTDGQDTIAFQTTFFRNTLDDVVQWHLGNTTWHTQLGIDGTFESAQGTTLSSGDKHMTDLGLFASTEISMGDKLKIRPGIRLTYNSIFNANPSASINLKYNFSPHSQLRLSYGRGFRAPSLRELYHEFIDANHNIVGNDELEPEYSNNINGDLTHQFKDTKWSFKVSSFYNDVHNRISYFTPEGTNQTTTYTNILEYKTLGTAGQVTYQSKKLTLKAGLSYIGRYHNLSEDASAQNIPQFLYSPEWITQLGYDLFDTGIRLSAFYKWVGANKQYLSIEDDNGNSNPEIRQLNDYHLLDLSLSKTWKDVLTVGMGAKNVMDLTTINNNISTGGAHSSNSDGRSSVAYGRSFFMKISYQFIKN; via the coding sequence ATGAAAAGACTCAAATATATACTCATCATCTGTCTATCCACCGCACTTGCAGCTCATGCACAGGAAGTAAAAATCATAAGCAATGATGAACCCGTTTCTCATGCGACTATCCAGGTCACGGATCTCAACCAAACCGCTACGGCATACTATATCTCCGACGAGACTGGGACAGTCAGTATCGCTCAGACACCGCCCTATATCGCCACCATCAGTCATCTCAATTTCAAAACCAAAACCGACACCATTCACCACAGCAGCAAACAGCAGTGGCAACTCTTCTCCAAAGAAAACACACTAAACGAAATAGTAGTCACAGGCCAATATCAAGCACAATCTGTCAAACAATCGGTATATCAAGTAAACGTACTCGATGAAGCTAGAATACAAGCACAAGGCGCACAATCCTTAACAGAAGTTTTGGCCAGCGAACTCAACATCCGATTTAGCCGAGACAATGCCACAGGCAGTTCTTCCGTGAGCCTTCAGGGGCTTTCTGGTCAGAATGTGAAAGTACTCTTAGATGGAGTGCCCCTCGTAGGTCGCAGCGGAGTCAGCAATGAAATAGACTTAAATCAAATCAATATAAACACCATCGAACGCATAGAAATCATAGAAGGTCCCATGGCAGTAAACTACGGTGCCGATGCACTTGCTGGTGTGATCAACGTCATTACCAAAACCAACCGTCATCAAAAGTGGAACCTAAACATGGGTATTCAAGAAGAAACTGTTGGCAAGGAATTCAGCGTCTTCGATCAGGGCATACACAACGGGTACCTCTCAGGCAGCTATCGGCTCAACTCTCATTGGTCGGCTCAGGCCGATACCCGAATACACCGCTTCGGCGGATGGGGTGGCACAGGAAGAGACCGATTATGGTATCCTAAAAATCAGTTTTTCCAATCGGGTCAAATCCACTATGATTCGGAGCGATTTTCTATCTACTACCGACTGGACTACCTCAACGAAACCATTGAAAACCAAGGAGCACCAGAGCAGATCTCTCCTCAAAGTGATCCCTATGCCTTTGACAAAGAATATCTCACTGACCGCTGGATACATCAGGTGCAATCCGAACTATCCCTAGGCAAAGGAGCCATGCATACCGTGATTTCCTATACAGACTACAATCGACAAACGCACCGATTCAAATACTTCTTGCTCGATGGCGTACCGAATATAACGACCACAGACGGGCAGGACACCATCGCATTTCAAACCACTTTTTTCAGAAATACACTAGACGATGTGGTACAGTGGCACTTAGGCAATACGACCTGGCACACCCAACTAGGCATAGACGGTACTTTCGAAAGTGCTCAAGGTACTACGCTAAGTTCTGGAGACAAACACATGACCGATTTGGGACTTTTCGCCTCTACCGAAATTAGCATGGGTGACAAACTCAAAATACGCCCTGGCATACGCCTGACTTATAATTCCATCTTTAACGCCAACCCCTCGGCCTCGATCAATCTCAAGTACAATTTTTCCCCGCACTCACAACTGCGATTGAGCTATGGTCGAGGGTTTCGTGCCCCTTCTCTACGGGAGCTCTATCATGAATTTATCGATGCCAATCACAACATAGTGGGCAACGACGAACTCGAACCAGAATATTCAAACAATATCAATGGAGACCTGACCCATCAATTTAAAGACACAAAGTGGAGTTTTAAAGTAAGTAGCTTTTACAATGACGTACACAACCGCATCTCCTATTTCACTCCTGAAGGCACCAATCAAACGACGACCTATACCAATATTTTGGAATATAAAACCTTAGGCACAGCTGGACAGGTAACTTATCAAAGTAAAAAACTGACATTAAAAGCGGGACTGTCTTATATCGGTCGATATCACAACCTGAGTGAAGATGCTTCCGCTCAAAATATCCCTCAATTTTTATACTCTCCCGAATGGATTACCCAATTGGGATACGACCTATTTGACACAGGCATCAGATTGTCGGCCTTTTACAAATGGGTAGGAGCTAACAAGCAATATCTGTCTATAGAAGATGATAATGGCAACTCCAATCCCGAAATCCGCCAGCTCAACGACTACCATCTACTCGACCTTAGCCTCTCTAAAACTTGGAAAGACGTACTCACCGTAGGAATGGGGGCAAAAAATGTAATGGATCTCACCACTATCAACAATAACATCAGTACAGGAGGAGCCCATAGCAGCAACAGCGATGGTCGCTCATCAGTTGCCTATGGGCGCTCCTTTTTTATGAAGATCAGTTATCAATTTATTAAAAACTAA
- the nadB gene encoding L-aspartate oxidase translates to MIKHDFLIIGSGLAGLTYALKVAKRFPDKSLAVVTKAAANESNTKYAQGGMAVVIDTVTDSYEQHIEDTLKAGDGLCDRDIVEMVVREAPDRLNELLSWGAEFDKNTLGGFDLGREGGHSQNRIVHHKDITGFELEETLLSQVSQCKNIKLLSHHFAVDLITNHHIKEWKGKHDNQCYGAYVLDEKTGKIETYLSKIVLLASGGIGQVYQNTTNPKVATGDGVAMAYRAKASIQHMEFVQFHPTALYDTRPGQTFLISEAVRGFGALLRNKAGALFMETYDERKELASRDIVSRAIDSELKKSGDEHVYLDCRHLEPTSFENHFPNILQKCKELGIDWKKDMIPVVPAAHYLCGGILTDEFGQTQIANLFACGECACTGLHGANRLASNSLLEALIFAHRCYEKSSELIHQKDKIVNVLDWSEAGTTNPKELILITHNRKEVQAIMSNYVGIVRSDQRLNRAMNRLKVLYEETEDLYKKTKISPQLSELRNLITIAYLIVKQSQARTENRGGFYKEG, encoded by the coding sequence ATGATCAAACACGATTTTCTTATCATAGGCTCTGGCCTGGCAGGACTCACCTATGCGCTCAAGGTAGCGAAGAGGTTTCCTGATAAAAGTCTGGCGGTAGTAACCAAAGCGGCCGCCAATGAGTCTAATACCAAGTATGCCCAAGGTGGTATGGCAGTAGTCATAGACACGGTTACCGATTCGTACGAGCAGCACATCGAAGACACGCTAAAAGCGGGTGATGGGCTATGCGATAGAGATATTGTAGAGATGGTGGTACGAGAGGCACCTGATCGATTGAACGAGTTGCTCAGTTGGGGAGCAGAGTTCGATAAAAACACCCTTGGGGGGTTTGATTTGGGTCGAGAAGGAGGTCATTCACAAAACCGTATTGTTCATCACAAAGATATTACAGGGTTTGAGTTAGAGGAGACACTGTTGTCTCAGGTATCGCAGTGCAAAAACATTAAACTGCTGAGTCATCATTTTGCCGTAGACTTGATTACCAATCACCACATCAAAGAGTGGAAAGGCAAACATGACAACCAGTGCTACGGCGCCTATGTGCTAGATGAAAAGACAGGTAAAATAGAAACCTATTTGTCTAAAATCGTGCTGCTGGCTAGCGGAGGTATTGGTCAAGTATATCAAAATACCACCAACCCGAAGGTAGCTACGGGCGATGGTGTGGCGATGGCCTATAGAGCCAAAGCAAGTATTCAGCATATGGAGTTTGTGCAATTTCACCCTACGGCATTATATGATACTCGTCCTGGACAGACTTTTCTGATATCAGAAGCGGTACGTGGTTTTGGGGCACTCTTGCGCAATAAGGCAGGAGCACTCTTTATGGAAACGTATGATGAACGCAAAGAGCTAGCCTCTCGCGATATCGTTTCGAGAGCGATAGACAGCGAACTGAAGAAAAGTGGAGATGAGCATGTCTATCTAGATTGTCGCCATTTAGAACCCACTAGCTTTGAAAACCATTTTCCTAACATTTTGCAGAAATGCAAAGAACTGGGCATAGACTGGAAAAAGGACATGATCCCTGTAGTACCTGCCGCCCACTATCTGTGTGGAGGAATCCTGACAGATGAATTTGGTCAGACCCAAATTGCCAACTTGTTTGCTTGTGGTGAATGCGCTTGCACGGGGTTGCATGGTGCCAACCGTTTGGCTTCCAATTCTCTATTGGAAGCTTTGATATTTGCACACCGATGCTATGAGAAATCGAGTGAGCTGATTCATCAGAAGGACAAAATAGTGAATGTGTTGGACTGGAGCGAAGCAGGTACCACCAATCCCAAAGAACTGATTTTGATCACACACAACCGCAAGGAAGTACAAGCCATCATGAGCAACTACGTAGGTATTGTGCGGTCAGACCAGCGACTCAATCGGGCAATGAATCGACTGAAAGTACTGTATGAGGAAACGGAAGATTTATATAAGAAGACCAAGATTTCGCCACAGTTGTCTGAGTTGCGAAATCTAATTACTATAGCTTACCTCATTGTGAAGCAATCTCAGGCTCGAACGGAAAATAGAGGAGGGTTTTACAAAGAAGGATAG
- the nadA gene encoding quinolinate synthase NadA translates to MEQLELEPKTRAEYLEAIVRLKKEKNAVLLAHYYQEADIQDIADFVGDSLGLSRKAAETDADIIVFAGVHFMAETAKIINPTKKVILPDVNAGCSLAESAPAGPFKAFVEAHPDHIVVTYINCTAEIKAMSDIICTSSNAVDIINSLPKDQKIICAPDRNLGEYLNQQTGRDMLLWDGACMVHEAFAMDKILDLHKDNPKAKFIAHPESEQQVLRVASFVGSTEKLLHFVETDEAEEYIVATEAGILHEMQKRVPHKTLIPAPAKEDNTCACSECHFMKMNTLEKLYLCLKNETPEIDVPEEIRKKALVPLERMFELSK, encoded by the coding sequence ATGGAGCAATTGGAATTAGAACCAAAAACCAGAGCAGAGTATCTGGAAGCAATAGTCAGACTGAAGAAGGAAAAAAATGCGGTCTTATTGGCGCATTATTATCAAGAAGCAGACATTCAGGATATTGCAGATTTTGTAGGCGACAGTTTAGGATTGTCGAGAAAAGCCGCTGAGACCGATGCAGATATCATCGTATTCGCAGGAGTGCATTTTATGGCAGAGACCGCTAAAATTATTAACCCAACAAAAAAAGTAATTTTACCAGATGTCAATGCAGGTTGTTCGCTAGCCGAATCAGCGCCCGCAGGGCCTTTTAAGGCGTTTGTAGAGGCACACCCTGATCACATTGTGGTCACTTATATCAACTGTACGGCTGAGATCAAGGCCATGAGTGATATCATCTGTACGTCATCCAATGCTGTAGATATTATCAATTCATTGCCAAAAGACCAGAAGATCATCTGTGCGCCAGATAGAAATTTGGGCGAGTATCTCAACCAACAAACAGGCCGTGATATGCTACTATGGGATGGCGCTTGTATGGTGCATGAGGCGTTTGCTATGGACAAAATATTGGATTTGCATAAAGACAATCCGAAGGCCAAATTTATAGCCCATCCAGAATCTGAGCAGCAAGTGCTGAGAGTGGCTTCCTTCGTAGGATCTACCGAGAAGCTACTTCACTTTGTGGAAACCGACGAAGCCGAAGAATACATCGTAGCTACCGAAGCAGGTATTTTGCACGAAATGCAAAAGCGAGTACCCCATAAAACACTCATTCCTGCACCAGCCAAAGAAGACAATACCTGCGCTTGTAGCGAATGCCATTTCATGAAAATGAACACCCTAGAGAAACTATACCTCTGCCTTAAAAACGAAACTCCAGAAATAGATGTGCCAGAAGAAATAAGAAAGAAAGCGCTTGTTCCATTAGAGCGTATGTTTGAATTGTCGAAATAA
- a CDS encoding DoxX family protein translates to MSKIRILILVTRIALGGLFVYAGAQKFVPKPPRPAAEQGVELPDHVVKIKSMIGGLKGTGYFWPQLGVAEIVCGLLLISQLYALLGAVMLVPLSLNIFLFHLYLEPHEVGELIQTGFYLLVNLALLAYDYPKLKTAFLTGDAGSINN, encoded by the coding sequence ATGAGTAAAATAAGAATTCTGATTTTAGTAACACGGATAGCCCTAGGTGGGCTATTTGTTTACGCTGGCGCACAAAAATTTGTGCCCAAGCCCCCTCGTCCTGCCGCTGAGCAAGGGGTGGAGCTGCCCGATCATGTGGTCAAAATCAAATCCATGATCGGCGGATTGAAAGGAACTGGCTACTTCTGGCCACAGCTTGGTGTAGCTGAGATCGTATGCGGACTACTACTAATCAGCCAGCTCTATGCGTTGCTGGGTGCGGTCATGCTCGTGCCGCTTTCGCTCAATATCTTTTTGTTTCACCTCTACCTAGAACCTCACGAGGTGGGAGAATTGATCCAAACCGGCTTTTACCTATTGGTCAATCTAGCACTACTCGCCTACGACTATCCAAAACTGAAAACCGCATTTTTAACCGGCGATGCTGGATCCATTAATAATTAA
- a CDS encoding DUF6686 family protein, translating to MKNCKPHILSQGPYLSITNCACCKRVGVLYKNLLIGYTHKEFSTFVKNYSRIDFEAHAVYFPDDSTRIIIKTPHQDIQLNLDYQEFCELKNGLQESALLLDAYQLIK from the coding sequence ATGAAAAACTGCAAACCACATATTCTATCTCAAGGCCCGTACCTTAGCATCACCAACTGTGCTTGCTGCAAGCGCGTAGGCGTACTATACAAAAACCTACTCATTGGCTATACACACAAAGAGTTTTCAACCTTTGTGAAAAACTACAGTCGCATCGATTTTGAAGCACATGCCGTCTATTTTCCTGACGATTCTACTCGTATCATCATCAAAACGCCTCATCAAGACATCCAGCTCAACCTTGATTATCAAGAATTCTGCGAACTGAAAAATGGCCTACAAGAAAGTGCCCTCTTACTAGATGCCTATCAGCTCATTAAATAA
- a CDS encoding DUF6607 family protein, whose amino-acid sequence MKKVMIGLLLISTTVAYGQKQKKEDIAAIKAMCGCYDIRFNFAETFAPDKDYEFHENYTSGALEYVFPISEDKDKIVLQHLLVIGDTMIIKHWRQDWLYENTDFYVFDKENTWKYVSKTPAEVKGQWTQKVYQVDDSPRYEGSATWVHVDGKDYWESKADAPLPRREFSKRKDYNVMTRVNRQEITDYGWVHEQDNDKIIRSEDGDILLAQEKGWNTYTKTDDSKCDVAKAWWDTNQAYWADVRLVWDELFAQNKTLAINMKVDDKIMFQRLFALEKEMIAAQPYDSGVAQSKIKEAIQKHLKSDQMLTSLK is encoded by the coding sequence ATGAAAAAAGTAATGATCGGACTTTTGCTCATTTCCACGACAGTGGCCTATGGACAAAAACAAAAAAAAGAAGATATCGCAGCCATCAAAGCCATGTGTGGATGCTATGATATCCGTTTCAACTTTGCCGAGACTTTCGCTCCCGACAAAGACTATGAGTTTCATGAAAACTACACTTCTGGCGCATTGGAATATGTTTTTCCTATTTCAGAAGATAAAGACAAAATTGTATTGCAACACTTACTAGTGATAGGCGACACGATGATTATCAAACATTGGAGACAAGATTGGCTGTATGAAAACACTGATTTTTATGTATTTGACAAAGAAAATACTTGGAAATACGTGTCTAAAACACCCGCCGAAGTAAAAGGCCAATGGACACAAAAAGTGTATCAGGTAGACGATAGCCCACGCTACGAAGGATCTGCCACTTGGGTGCACGTAGACGGCAAAGACTACTGGGAGAGCAAAGCCGATGCGCCGCTGCCAAGAAGAGAGTTTAGCAAGCGAAAAGACTACAACGTGATGACCAGAGTCAACCGTCAGGAAATCACAGACTACGGCTGGGTGCACGAGCAAGACAATGATAAAATCATTCGCTCTGAAGACGGAGACATACTACTCGCACAAGAAAAAGGCTGGAATACTTACACCAAAACAGACGACAGCAAATGCGACGTAGCCAAAGCGTGGTGGGACACCAACCAAGCCTACTGGGCAGATGTAAGACTGGTCTGGGACGAGTTATTTGCGCAAAACAAGACCCTAGCGATCAACATGAAAGTAGATGATAAAATCATGTTTCAACGACTATTCGCACTAGAAAAAGAAATGATAGCTGCTCAGCCATATGACTCCGGAGTGGCTCAAAGCAAAATAAAGGAAGCTATTCAAAAACATTTAAAGAGCGATCAAATGCTTACTTCGTTGAAGTAA
- a CDS encoding TetR/AcrR family transcriptional regulator — protein MIDSDTFNMSSISIILGDKFFKKDPQSSDLGRRIVSEGLVMLDSLGFEEFTFKKLAECIASTEASIYRYFKNKHKFLLYLSSYYWAWLEYVIAFETHHISNPSEKLDRIIDIVCGSYDLPKVLDVPGISLSKLRHVIDSESDKTYLNRQVDEINKKGLFRGYKELCGTISSVIEEINPKYEYPKALVSTFMEAAHQQSFFAQHLPSLTELSVGKDLKLEVQIAGFIKHAVKSSLK, from the coding sequence GTGATTGATAGTGATACTTTCAATATGTCTTCCATCTCAATTATTCTTGGTGATAAATTTTTCAAAAAAGATCCTCAATCTTCTGATTTAGGTAGGAGGATAGTGAGTGAAGGGCTCGTGATGTTAGATAGCCTTGGTTTTGAAGAATTTACATTTAAAAAATTGGCTGAATGCATTGCTTCAACAGAAGCGTCTATTTACCGATATTTTAAGAATAAGCACAAATTTCTACTGTATCTGTCTAGCTACTATTGGGCTTGGCTGGAGTATGTCATTGCATTTGAAACGCATCATATTTCTAATCCTTCAGAAAAACTGGATCGTATAATTGATATCGTTTGTGGTTCTTATGATTTGCCAAAAGTATTGGATGTTCCGGGTATCAGTCTTTCTAAGCTTCGGCATGTAATTGATAGTGAATCAGATAAAACATACCTCAATCGTCAGGTGGATGAGATAAATAAGAAGGGGCTGTTTAGAGGTTATAAGGAACTATGTGGGACAATATCTTCGGTAATTGAAGAAATCAATCCCAAATACGAATATCCTAAAGCTCTAGTTAGCACGTTTATGGAGGCTGCGCATCAGCAGTCATTTTTTGCGCAGCACCTTCCTTCTCTGACAGAGCTGAGTGTTGGGAAAG
- a CDS encoding M61 family metallopeptidase: MRVNFKVLTMLFLWVLVSCDDGIAPDFVLPKGADLSESFYVHIDLNDRFDDTFKVEMYVGGLSVDHAVIQFAATVPGTYDIMNVGRFVQNFEVRDEKGKFIPSEAISTNQWQISRPADAHKITYQVKETFDTEVKEYPIYAMAGTSIEEDHVLLNTPMVIGYPVGLKERDYFVSLSYPSNWTVGTALPAYEEFVYQATDFDHLADSPILLGELTSRSTDLGDASIHVHVYSEYYGITATHVLDDVNQILIDAEAFLKVLPTDQYDFLYHFGDVNAGALEHSKSSVYVLKDAPYEKVNYGPLVKSISAHEFFHVVTPLNIHSEIIADFNFAVPTPSQHLWLYEGVTEWASDFMQYRNGSMSLVALLAQLKEKVKVDQTKYDLNFSLQQIGTEAYTVQGSPQFNNVYNRGAVVASLLDIRLLELSGGTYGLREVILELIDEFGPDHAFSEVGFFDTFVNMTYPEIADFFDDYIKDTQPLPIAAYFSKVGIAYDPLDFGFSKMSSLTVDQATLFAAWSKNM, translated from the coding sequence ATGAGAGTAAATTTTAAAGTCCTAACGATGCTTTTCTTGTGGGTGCTTGTGTCGTGCGACGATGGAATCGCACCAGATTTTGTATTGCCCAAAGGAGCTGATCTATCGGAGTCTTTTTATGTGCATATCGATTTAAACGACCGATTTGATGATACATTCAAAGTAGAAATGTACGTAGGAGGATTGTCTGTCGACCATGCCGTGATACAGTTTGCAGCCACCGTACCCGGCACTTATGATATCATGAATGTGGGTCGATTTGTGCAGAATTTTGAGGTGAGAGACGAGAAAGGAAAATTCATACCTAGCGAAGCGATCAGTACCAACCAGTGGCAGATCAGTCGCCCTGCTGACGCACATAAGATTACTTATCAGGTAAAAGAGACTTTCGATACCGAGGTAAAGGAATACCCCATATATGCCATGGCTGGTACCTCTATAGAGGAGGATCACGTCTTGCTAAATACCCCCATGGTGATCGGCTATCCTGTAGGCTTGAAGGAAAGGGACTACTTTGTGTCTTTGTCTTACCCGAGCAACTGGACGGTGGGGACTGCCCTGCCTGCCTATGAGGAGTTCGTATATCAGGCCACAGATTTCGATCATCTGGCAGATTCTCCAATTCTCTTGGGGGAGCTGACTAGCCGTTCTACGGATTTGGGAGACGCCTCTATTCATGTGCATGTGTATAGTGAATATTATGGGATTACGGCTACACATGTGTTGGACGACGTCAATCAAATCTTAATCGATGCCGAGGCATTTTTGAAAGTACTGCCTACCGATCAATACGATTTTCTATATCATTTTGGAGATGTGAATGCAGGGGCTTTGGAGCATTCCAAAAGCTCGGTCTATGTGCTCAAGGATGCCCCATACGAAAAGGTGAATTACGGCCCATTGGTCAAGAGTATCTCCGCCCATGAGTTTTTTCATGTGGTTACTCCTTTAAACATCCATAGCGAGATCATTGCGGATTTTAACTTTGCAGTGCCCACCCCCTCGCAGCACTTGTGGCTCTACGAAGGGGTGACCGAGTGGGCGTCGGATTTTATGCAGTATCGAAATGGCTCCATGTCGTTGGTCGCTTTGCTGGCACAGCTGAAAGAGAAAGTGAAAGTGGATCAAACAAAATATGATTTGAATTTTAGCTTGCAGCAAATCGGAACCGAGGCCTATACGGTACAGGGTAGCCCCCAGTTCAACAACGTCTACAATAGAGGTGCCGTGGTGGCGAGCCTGTTGGACATCAGGCTACTGGAGCTATCTGGTGGCACATATGGGCTGCGGGAAGTGATTCTGGAACTGATTGATGAATTTGGGCCAGATCATGCTTTCTCTGAGGTAGGTTTTTTCGATACTTTTGTAAATATGACCTATCCTGAGATAGCCGATTTTTTTGATGATTATATCAAAGATACCCAGCCATTGCCTATTGCCGCTTACTTTTCTAAAGTTGGAATTGCTTATGATCCATTGGATTTTGGATTTAGCAAAATGAGCAGCCTTACAGTTGATCAGGCTACTCTATTTGCGGCTTGGTCAAAGAATATGTAA
- a CDS encoding HmuY family protein — MKNLRITTYLLAGLLLLGFTACEEDEAIPVRVNFSNTEAGISQSSPSADIEISFSRPAEADGSLSISIASETLTYGESADFYTSPLATENVITLPYTVGDESVLITVMAGSALNIEQDESITLTVSDPAQILDLGDQTEFTVMFSENFVALSGTVVLDAGGPTFSHQAYFDLSKITQTKVDKYTWDLGFSTAGDHRVIINNPAKMMAQQIDKNDLTKVTAQDTVGFGAAQNFGAYNGDAVDWVDAPDGDLDSLALNKVLATATDNKVYIVNREGDGRNWKKIRILQNGTGYTVQYADIASSTFQTADITVDESYNFSFFDLDNGATTVEPEKNSWDLMYGSFTNVVNFGYNVPYAYNDYVIINRNNTEVAEIVLADNVSYDGYALSDAQALTLTAAQNAIGSNWRNGGSQTTAPSLKEDRFYVIKDAADNYYKLKFTSMLSAENGDRGYTSIQYQLLK; from the coding sequence ATGAAAAATTTGAGAATTACCACCTATCTACTGGCTGGCCTGCTTTTATTAGGCTTTACGGCATGCGAAGAGGACGAAGCAATACCTGTACGAGTAAACTTCTCCAATACGGAAGCGGGCATTTCACAAAGTAGCCCATCAGCAGATATTGAAATTTCGTTTTCCAGACCTGCAGAAGCGGACGGTTCACTTTCCATCAGTATTGCCAGTGAAACACTTACTTATGGTGAATCAGCCGACTTTTATACTTCTCCATTGGCCACCGAAAACGTAATCACTCTCCCATATACTGTTGGAGATGAGTCTGTATTGATAACGGTAATGGCTGGGTCTGCACTTAATATTGAACAGGATGAATCTATTACACTCACTGTTTCTGATCCAGCACAAATACTGGACTTAGGAGATCAAACAGAATTTACGGTTATGTTTTCTGAGAATTTTGTTGCGTTATCTGGCACAGTAGTGCTAGATGCTGGCGGCCCTACGTTTAGTCACCAAGCTTATTTTGATTTGAGCAAAATCACACAAACCAAAGTAGACAAGTACACTTGGGATTTAGGGTTTTCGACGGCAGGTGACCACCGCGTGATCATCAACAATCCTGCAAAAATGATGGCACAGCAAATTGACAAAAATGATTTGACGAAAGTGACCGCACAAGATACCGTCGGTTTTGGCGCTGCTCAAAACTTCGGTGCCTACAATGGTGATGCCGTAGACTGGGTAGATGCACCCGATGGCGACTTAGATTCGCTAGCACTCAATAAGGTATTGGCTACAGCCACAGACAACAAAGTCTATATCGTAAACCGTGAAGGAGACGGACGAAACTGGAAAAAAATCAGAATCCTACAAAACGGCACAGGCTACACCGTACAGTATGCCGATATCGCATCCAGCACCTTTCAGACGGCAGACATCACGGTAGATGAGTCTTACAATTTTAGCTTCTTCGACCTGGACAACGGCGCCACCACGGTAGAGCCCGAAAAGAACAGTTGGGATCTGATGTATGGCTCTTTTACCAACGTAGTCAACTTTGGATACAACGTACCTTACGCCTACAATGATTATGTCATCATCAACCGAAACAACACCGAGGTAGCTGAAATAGTCCTCGCAGACAACGTGAGCTACGACGGATATGCTTTGTCGGATGCCCAAGCACTCACGCTGACTGCCGCCCAAAATGCCATCGGCTCCAACTGGCGCAATGGCGGTAGCCAAACCACCGCACCATCGCTGAAAGAAGACCGCTTCTACGTGATCAAAGACGCAGCCGACAACTACTACAAGCTCAAATTTACCAGCATGCTGAGCGCCGAAAATGGCGATCGTGGATATACCAGCATACAATATCAATTATTGAAATAA